From Sediminibacterium sp. TEGAF015, a single genomic window includes:
- a CDS encoding FtsX-like permease family protein, with product MFHSLLRKLILNQSGKSKILVARLGLTIAIFLLFTAIQIQSNYDFLLNNSSNKDSIGDFLVINKILNNETIGNTVIDSTLLSKLKEQPFTEEIGLLSPSRFKASIQSISDRFPFYTDISFESIPNTFIDIKNIDFSWRPDADFVPVIVPNMFLDIYNFQFSISQNLPQLSPEIVKMIVFKITVYSDKEPVHFNAKIVGFSDRIASMLVPTQFIQWGNQYAGTIEKNAVSRLVIKTKDPSNPAISRFFKENNLDTNDDKLRFSKYRKIIDTVVSIAGFTGLIMLIFSLLIFTLFIQLNIANSKEEIGLLIILGASPFQLSRFLFRRFFPGNLLSILASILLVSTLQFILKNLLETQAIFIPSFISISTAITGIFLIMLLWIITARTIKKYIYL from the coding sequence TTGTTTCACAGTCTACTTAGGAAACTTATTCTTAATCAATCAGGCAAATCAAAAATATTAGTAGCCAGATTGGGATTAACGATTGCTATATTTTTATTGTTTACTGCTATACAAATACAGAGTAATTACGATTTTCTGTTAAACAATTCATCCAATAAAGATAGTATTGGTGATTTCCTAGTAATAAACAAAATACTCAACAATGAAACGATTGGGAACACAGTCATAGACAGTACTTTGCTTTCGAAACTTAAAGAGCAGCCATTTACTGAAGAGATTGGTCTACTTTCGCCAAGCCGGTTTAAAGCCAGTATACAGAGTATAAGTGACCGGTTCCCATTCTACACAGATATTTCATTTGAAAGTATTCCGAATACATTTATAGATATTAAAAACATAGATTTTAGCTGGAGGCCCGATGCGGATTTTGTTCCGGTAATTGTACCTAATATGTTTTTAGACATCTATAATTTTCAATTTTCTATTTCACAAAATTTACCACAACTAAGTCCGGAAATAGTAAAAATGATTGTTTTTAAAATTACGGTTTATAGTGACAAGGAGCCTGTTCATTTTAATGCAAAAATTGTGGGATTCAGTGACCGGATCGCTTCAATGCTGGTTCCAACACAATTTATTCAATGGGGTAATCAATATGCAGGAACCATTGAAAAAAACGCAGTATCAAGGTTAGTAATTAAAACAAAAGACCCATCGAATCCTGCCATTTCCCGGTTTTTTAAAGAAAACAATCTGGACACGAATGACGATAAACTAAGATTCAGCAAGTACAGAAAGATTATAGATACAGTTGTAAGTATTGCAGGATTCACCGGATTAATTATGCTAATATTTTCATTGTTAATATTTACCCTTTTTATTCAGCTAAACATTGCAAACAGCAAGGAGGAAATTGGCCTGTTAATTATACTTGGGGCCTCTCCTTTTCAACTCTCCAGATTTTTATTCCGGCGTTTTTTTCCAGGAAATCTATTAAGCATTTTAGCAAGCATTTTGCTTGTAAGCACGCTTCAATTCATATTGAAAAACCTCCTTGAAACACAGGCAATTTTTATTCCTTCCTTTATTTCTATTTCAACTGCTATTACAGGAATTTTTCTGATTATGCTTCTTTGGATTATCACAGCCAGAACAATCAAAAAATATATCTATCTGTAA
- a CDS encoding response regulator transcription factor, protein MKTTVALVDDHELLRSGLVGIINSLGDFEVIFEAGNGLEFIKKVNKNNPPDIVLLDITMPEMDGYETAAWIRKTLPSVKILVLSMLSNDMAIIRMLRNGVKGYIIKDSKPHVFKEAMESIQKNEFYVNELVRDKLINYVSNEEEDGKQTQSLLNISEQEAHFLELLCADKSYKEIADEMCVSVRTIDNYRDNLFKKLEIKTRVGLVLFAIKQGIANIHE, encoded by the coding sequence ATGAAGACAACGGTAGCATTGGTAGATGATCATGAACTACTCAGATCAGGATTGGTAGGAATAATAAATTCGCTGGGCGACTTCGAAGTAATTTTTGAAGCGGGTAATGGTTTGGAGTTTATTAAAAAGGTAAACAAGAACAATCCACCAGACATTGTTTTATTAGATATAACCATGCCCGAAATGGATGGGTATGAAACTGCTGCATGGATAAGAAAAACACTTCCTTCAGTTAAGATACTGGTCTTAAGCATGCTATCAAACGATATGGCAATTATTCGTATGCTACGCAATGGAGTCAAGGGTTATATCATTAAAGACAGCAAGCCCCATGTTTTTAAAGAAGCAATGGAATCAATTCAAAAAAATGAATTTTACGTTAATGAATTGGTAAGAGACAAACTCATTAACTATGTTTCCAATGAAGAAGAAGACGGAAAGCAAACCCAGTCATTACTTAATATTTCCGAGCAGGAAGCCCATTTTTTGGAACTTCTATGTGCAGATAAATCATATAAAGAGATTGCAGATGAAATGTGTGTCAGTGTTAGAACTATAGATAATTACAGAGACAACCTTTTTAAAAAACTGGAAATAAAAACACGTGTTGGTCTTGTTTTGTTCGCTATTAAACAAGGCATTGCCAATATTCACGAATAA
- a CDS encoding sensor histidine kinase, with product MPENQEDILVTIIISSVFFVLLAVFLLVLLYLFLRKQRQNQREKEEMKNQFEQTIIKSQLEIQNQTLTYIGSEIHDNLVQIIYLSMLRIANLKKEIDETDKDEIYNLLKKVWHDLRNISHSLINTNFHQIGFIESLEQLFHNIEKTGKYKTILHVDEDVNMDMLDKSVDIILFRMIQEILNNTLKHAACNTIEVTLKNINNQLNIEIKDNGIGFDVNKARESSEGVGINNIISRARLINATVTINSVINLGTTVNILLKAKTA from the coding sequence ATGCCGGAAAACCAGGAAGACATTCTCGTCACAATAATAATTTCTTCGGTATTTTTTGTCCTGTTGGCTGTTTTCCTGCTGGTGCTGTTGTATTTATTTCTTCGAAAACAAAGGCAAAATCAACGTGAGAAAGAAGAGATGAAAAATCAGTTTGAACAGACTATTATCAAATCGCAACTTGAGATACAAAATCAGACACTAACCTACATAGGATCTGAAATTCACGATAACCTGGTACAGATTATCTATTTGTCCATGCTGAGGATAGCCAACCTAAAAAAAGAAATAGATGAAACCGATAAGGATGAAATATATAATTTATTAAAAAAGGTATGGCACGATTTAAGAAATATTAGTCATAGCTTGATCAATACTAATTTTCACCAGATAGGATTTATTGAATCACTTGAGCAACTATTCCATAACATAGAAAAAACAGGAAAATATAAAACAATTTTACATGTTGATGAAGATGTGAACATGGATATGCTTGACAAAAGTGTTGACATCATATTATTCAGAATGATTCAAGAGATTTTAAACAACACACTAAAGCACGCTGCCTGTAATACAATTGAGGTTACTTTGAAAAATATAAACAATCAACTAAATATAGAAATAAAGGATAACGGAATTGGGTTTGATGTAAATAAAGCAAGAGAGTCAAGTGAAGGTGTAGGAATTAATAATATAATCAGTAGAGCCAGATTGATTAACGCAACCGTTACAATCAATAGCGTTATCAATCTGGGAACAACCGTAAATATCTTACTTAAAGCCAAAACAGCATGA
- a CDS encoding ATP-binding cassette domain-containing protein: MNFELEFVVPKAIADRPSISKSDIWGQKISFEKGKNIKITAPSGTGKTTLVHILYGLNKNYSGRISYNQQDLATINPIELSRLRQSHWSIVFQDLKLFPAISASENIELKRSMHTTAVKAAEIECMADALGLQSILDQPAGTCSYGEQQRIAILRALMQPFDFLILDEPFSHLDINNKKKAAQLIQAECLKRGAGLIITDLDLDMYFDYQESLNL, encoded by the coding sequence ATGAATTTCGAATTAGAATTTGTAGTTCCAAAAGCCATTGCTGACAGACCTTCCATATCAAAATCTGATATATGGGGGCAGAAAATCAGTTTTGAAAAAGGGAAGAATATAAAAATAACTGCCCCCAGTGGTACAGGGAAAACTACCCTTGTGCATATACTATATGGCTTAAATAAAAATTATTCTGGCCGAATCAGTTACAATCAACAGGACCTGGCAACCATCAATCCAATTGAATTGTCAAGACTAAGGCAATCCCATTGGAGTATCGTATTTCAGGACTTAAAATTATTTCCAGCCATTTCAGCAAGCGAGAACATTGAATTGAAAAGAAGCATGCATACAACAGCTGTGAAAGCAGCTGAGATTGAATGTATGGCTGATGCCCTGGGACTTCAATCTATACTTGATCAACCTGCTGGAACTTGCAGCTATGGGGAGCAACAGAGAATTGCCATTTTAAGGGCACTCATGCAACCGTTTGATTTTCTTATTCTTGATGAACCATTCAGTCATTTAGACATCAACAATAAAAAAAAGGCCGCTCAACTTATTCAGGCAGAATGTTTAAAAAGAGGTGCCGGATTGATTATTACCGACCTGGATCTGGATATGTATTTTGATTATCAGGAAAGCTTAAATCTATAA
- a CDS encoding response regulator: protein MDKNQVFPGQISCALEALKSFFTLSQNALFLASQQKQEFLFYNSHFKALFSDDTSAETIISFDLLFQMVHDDDRHLLEKLLTSPDPMFFNPEGENIRFVTKHLTSKVYNVRCGKMILDHNVNCVTGIMTDMSDILWFEHQQKKNDKTFRELSFITSHELRHEYAKIQSIVQVLDNPEINVRERNDMISAARKSIQVINSTIFKINHKLSFNQTDGYFNFYKRNQQYKKVILIDDDALTNIINKRIIQMVDPNMEVMVFDTISSAETFLQANDHSGEFLILLDVNFPFSSGWDFLLHYQHYTVNSKVIVLSSSIDTYDRDKSREFPMVVDYITKPLSLEMVKEIFNTYR from the coding sequence ATGGATAAAAATCAAGTATTCCCGGGACAAATAAGCTGTGCATTAGAAGCTTTGAAATCATTTTTCACGCTATCCCAGAATGCACTTTTTTTAGCGAGTCAGCAAAAGCAAGAATTTCTGTTTTACAATAGTCATTTTAAAGCTTTGTTCAGTGATGATACTAGCGCTGAAACAATCATTTCCTTTGATTTATTATTTCAAATGGTTCATGATGATGACAGACATCTATTGGAAAAATTACTCACTTCTCCTGATCCTATGTTCTTTAATCCTGAAGGAGAAAATATTCGATTTGTAACTAAACATCTCACAAGTAAAGTGTACAATGTGCGATGCGGAAAAATGATATTGGATCATAATGTGAATTGTGTTACGGGTATCATGACAGATATGTCAGATATTTTGTGGTTTGAACATCAGCAAAAGAAAAATGATAAAACATTTCGCGAATTGTCTTTTATCACTTCGCACGAGTTAAGACATGAGTATGCCAAAATTCAGTCAATAGTTCAAGTGCTTGACAATCCTGAGATTAATGTGAGAGAAAGGAATGATATGATCAGTGCGGCTAGAAAATCTATACAGGTAATCAATAGCACTATTTTTAAAATAAACCACAAGCTTTCCTTTAATCAAACAGACGGGTATTTTAATTTTTACAAAAGAAATCAGCAGTACAAAAAAGTGATTCTGATTGACGATGATGCATTGACAAATATTATCAATAAACGGATTATACAAATGGTAGATCCGAATATGGAAGTGATGGTTTTTGATACTATTTCATCTGCTGAAACTTTCTTGCAGGCTAATGATCATTCCGGAGAATTTTTAATTCTGCTTGATGTTAATTTCCCATTTAGTAGTGGATGGGATTTTCTGCTTCATTATCAACATTATACAGTGAACTCAAAAGTAATTGTGCTGTCTTCTTCTATTGATACTTACGATAGAGATAAATCCCGTGAATTCCCTATGGTAGTGGATTATATAACAAAGCCACTTTCTTTGGAAATGGTAAAAGAGATTTTTAATACTTACAGATAG
- a CDS encoding DUF4836 family protein, producing the protein MKRCLTHILSVAVLGLVFTSCSNKAPKESRLIPKDAAVVISIDPEALKNKLQNGGISLDSLWAAGFEKDSTSKEDQQKIADLRNAAGINWSEKIHFFTFFQEENKKANVYNLLFSLTDSAAFKKYIAELKWERKTAIEKNKEFDYLSLSNDNVLAWNDKHALVMFYENKIIPYYDSVNMRFVIPEKKDKKKEVLEELTKLFTQKESSSLASVKEFGKMFSEKSEGYFFASSGSTLNVLSGMPLQLPKLEELISNNYTTATLSFDEGKIIAKSVTHTNPLLSSILKKYAGPTVNTSLIDQYPSQNINAIIMASFNPQIFGGLLKELEVESLLNQILAKSGISAAEMYGAIKGDIAVVISDLGIGANEPDKRKDELAMVNKKPIGKMILNIPAGNKENFLKLMNKIADQGFIRKAGNEFKSAELFGQMGIYLVANEQGIIIASDSLTYAQYKTGGNKSTINKEALDYFKGKSTVMYVDIANTLNGFLKDSSGGYNNSVSTARNTIKDIVGSSENYNDNKIVSVLEINMLNQKQNSLVTLVSLLTNIAVDTRSIAKREKEMEEKLFPSSIPTVIRAN; encoded by the coding sequence ATGAAACGCTGTTTAACGCATATTTTGTCAGTTGCTGTACTTGGCCTTGTATTTACTTCCTGCAGCAATAAAGCCCCAAAAGAGAGCAGATTAATTCCTAAAGATGCTGCTGTTGTTATAAGTATTGACCCGGAGGCACTAAAAAATAAGCTTCAGAATGGAGGCATAAGCTTGGATAGCCTTTGGGCTGCCGGGTTTGAAAAAGATTCAACCAGCAAGGAAGACCAGCAGAAGATTGCTGACCTTAGAAACGCAGCAGGAATTAACTGGAGTGAGAAAATTCACTTCTTTACTTTTTTCCAGGAGGAAAATAAAAAAGCAAACGTATACAATCTTCTTTTCAGCCTTACCGACAGTGCTGCTTTTAAAAAATACATTGCTGAATTAAAATGGGAGCGTAAAACAGCTATTGAAAAAAATAAGGAATTCGATTACCTAAGCTTATCAAATGATAATGTACTGGCTTGGAATGATAAGCATGCCTTAGTCATGTTTTATGAAAACAAAATAATTCCCTATTATGATTCAGTGAATATGCGTTTTGTTATCCCAGAGAAAAAGGATAAAAAGAAGGAAGTACTTGAAGAACTCACCAAACTTTTCACGCAGAAAGAGTCATCATCTTTAGCATCTGTAAAAGAATTTGGCAAAATGTTTTCTGAAAAATCAGAAGGATATTTCTTTGCCAGCTCAGGAAGCACACTCAATGTATTGAGCGGAATGCCGCTGCAGTTACCGAAGCTAGAAGAGCTAATCAGCAATAATTACACTACTGCAACGCTGAGCTTTGACGAGGGCAAAATAATTGCCAAATCGGTTACGCATACCAATCCATTATTAAGCAGCATTTTGAAAAAATACGCTGGACCTACTGTAAATACATCCCTAATTGACCAGTATCCCTCTCAGAACATCAATGCAATTATAATGGCATCATTTAATCCACAGATTTTCGGAGGACTGCTGAAAGAGCTGGAAGTAGAGAGCCTTTTAAATCAAATTTTAGCCAAATCAGGGATTAGTGCCGCTGAAATGTATGGAGCAATCAAAGGAGATATTGCTGTTGTAATCTCAGACCTAGGAATTGGTGCCAATGAACCTGATAAAAGAAAAGACGAATTGGCTATGGTAAATAAGAAACCGATTGGAAAAATGATTTTAAATATTCCAGCAGGAAACAAAGAAAATTTCTTGAAACTGATGAATAAAATAGCCGATCAGGGATTCATCCGAAAAGCTGGCAACGAATTCAAATCAGCAGAATTATTCGGACAGATGGGCATTTATCTGGTTGCCAACGAACAGGGGATTATTATTGCAAGTGACTCATTAACTTACGCTCAATATAAAACGGGAGGCAATAAATCAACTATTAATAAAGAAGCGCTTGATTATTTCAAGGGAAAGTCTACTGTTATGTATGTAGATATAGCCAACACATTAAATGGATTCCTGAAAGACAGTTCCGGTGGCTATAATAATTCCGTGTCAACAGCTAGAAATACAATCAAGGATATAGTAGGCTCGTCAGAAAATTATAATGACAATAAAATTGTTTCTGTTTTAGAAATCAACATGCTAAACCAAAAGCAAAACAGTCTAGTAACTTTAGTGAGTTTACTTACAAATATTGCAGTTGATACCAGGAGCATAGCCAAAAGGGAAAAAGAGATGGAAGAAAAGCTTTTCCCTTCCAGTATACCAACTGTAATCAGGGCCAACTAA